Genomic window (Rathayibacter sp. VKM Ac-2760):
GCTCGCCGGAGCGTCGCCGTCGTTGCGGTAGGAGACCACCAGCGAGGTCAGCCCGGCCCGGTGGAAGACGGACGTGCCGCGCAGCGTCTCCTCCCGTGTCGTCGCACGTCCGTGCACGTGGATCGCCCAGACGTCCGAGTCCTCGGCCGGGAAGAGCCAGGCCGGAGCCGCGCCGAACTGCGTCGGCACCTCCTCCGCCGTGAAGCGCAGCCCGGTCGCGCGCGGCGAGGGCAGCAGCCAGCCGTTGACCCGCCCGCGCGCACCCGGCCGCAGCGTGCCGCGGTCCACGGCGAGCAGCTCCCGGACGACCCGGCCCCGCCCGGTCGCCAGCAGCCGCCCGATCCGCGCGTGCCCGCGCCCGTGGTCGAACCAGAGGGAGAACCCGCCGCGCACGCCCGTCTCGCGGTCGGCCGCGAGCTCGATCTCGCCCACCTCCCGTCGCACGGCGAGCACCCGCGCGTCCTGCGCGCGCCGGGAGGGCGGGGTGACGACCCCGCGGACGAAGGCGGTCGTCAGGGCTCCCGCGCCGAGGGCCGTCGCCGCCGCGAGCGCCGGAACCGCCAGCAGCCCGGCGACGACCAGACCGGTGCGCCCGCGTTCCGCGGCGTGCCTGCGGGCTTCGAGCATGCGGGAACTCTAGTCTGCGATCGTGCCCGACTTCCCAGCCCCGTCCCAGCTCCCCGAGGAGTTCCGGGCTGCAGCCGAGTCGATCCGCCGGGCGAGCACGCGCTCCGAGCTCACCGTCGCCGAGATCGCCTCGCCCACCGGCCTCGCTCCCTACGCGCTCGCCCTCTCCGGCGACGTCTCGCCGCGCGCCCACGGCCGCGACTCCGAGCTCGGCACCGGCCGGTTCATCCTGCTCTACGACCCGGAGGAGCCGGAGCAGTGGGGCGGCCCGTTCCGCGTCGTCTGCTTCGCCCAGGCCCCGCTCGAGATCGAGATCGGCACCGATCCGTTCCTCGCCGAGGTCGCCTGGTCCTGGCTGATCGATGCGCTCGACGTCCGCGGCGCGTTCTACACCGCGGCGTCCGGCACCGCCACGAAGGTGCTCTCCACCGGGTTCGGCGAGCTCGCCGCCCAGGGCGACGGCGCGCAGATCGAGATCCGGGCCTCCTGGAGCCCCGAGGATGCACAGCTCGCTCCGCACGTGGAAGGGTGGGGGGAGCTGTTGTGCATGCTCGCGGGCCTCCCGCCCGTATCGGGCGACGGCGTGACCTCGCTCGCCTTCCGACGGAACAACCGTGACTGATTACCGTGTCCTCTCCACCCCCGACGAGTTCCTCGCCGCGGTCGACGCCCTCGCCGCCGGCGAGGGGCCCGTCGCCGTCGACGCCGAGCGCGCCTCCGGCTTCACCTACTCGCAGCGCGCGTACCTGATCCAGGTCTACCGCCGCGGCGCCGGCGCGTTCCTCTTCGATCCGCCCGCGATCGGCCGGATGGACGCCCTCCAGGCCGTCATCGGCGGCGAGGAGTGGGTGCTGCACGCGGCCAGCCAGGACCTGGCCTGCCTGCGCGAGGTCGGCCTCGACCCGGAGCGGATCTTCGACACCGAGCTCGCCGCCCGCCTGCTCGGCCTGCCCAAGGTCGGCCTCGGCGCCGTCGTCGAGGATCTGCTGGGCATCCACCTCGCGAAGGAGCACTCGGCCGCCGACTGGTCGACCCGCCCCCTCCCGCAGAGCTGGCTCGTCTACGCCG
Coding sequences:
- a CDS encoding alpha/beta fold hydrolase; translation: MLEARRHAAERGRTGLVVAGLLAVPALAAATALGAGALTTAFVRGVVTPPSRRAQDARVLAVRREVGEIELAADRETGVRGGFSLWFDHGRGHARIGRLLATGRGRVVRELLAVDRGTLRPGARGRVNGWLLPSPRATGLRFTAEEVPTQFGAAPAWLFPAEDSDVWAIHVHGRATTREETLRGTSVFHRAGLTSLVVSYRNDGDAPASPDGRYGLGETEWRDVDAAIRFAEQRGARAVVLVGWSMGGAIALQTALRSSRRDLITGLVLDSPVIDWRETLRGQARLRGIPVPIAALALTVMQQSWSVALTGQSSHIPLAGLDLVERAAELTAPILLLHSVDDDFVPSGPSEALAAARPDLVELVLFHGARHTRLWNDDAALWEGSVQGWLRERALSRSGSSARR
- a CDS encoding DUF3000 domain-containing protein; translation: MPDFPAPSQLPEEFRAAAESIRRASTRSELTVAEIASPTGLAPYALALSGDVSPRAHGRDSELGTGRFILLYDPEEPEQWGGPFRVVCFAQAPLEIEIGTDPFLAEVAWSWLIDALDVRGAFYTAASGTATKVLSTGFGELAAQGDGAQIEIRASWSPEDAQLAPHVEGWGELLCMLAGLPPVSGDGVTSLAFRRNNRD